Proteins encoded in a region of the Carassius auratus strain Wakin unplaced genomic scaffold, ASM336829v1 scaf_tig00023751, whole genome shotgun sequence genome:
- the LOC113077998 gene encoding uncharacterized protein LOC113077998 — protein sequence MPTKRCYFHPDCRSTLFSLPRDGEVRDQWLKFIFNSVPQNYYPNLALCAAHFTEESFHNLREFNAGFAQRLVLKDGAVPTLKTEAVYGPQATTSQQGASSQELPTTSTLHEVGCQSDPIETETVATEIKPKMRSVGTQLSMGTLSSFHLRSKGIQATYYGHDVGTQTTDMFPDVQLSSTPVRGSVFRPSKRPRLVLDEEEESELNVEPTDSTYNPDSVVTEESELAIDPQPDHSDNKYIVFESCLRELFVSCPICKTKCVVQSRRRGTFVAFTQLCEKCNYYRQWQSQPIVGSTPLGNLLLSAATYFTGGSFKQLEK from the exons ATGCCgacgaaacgctgttattttcatccggATTGCAGGTCCACTTTGTTCAGCCTTCCTAGGGACGGAGAAGTTAGGGATCAAtggttaaaatttatttttaactcggTCCCTCAAAATTATTACCCAAATCTCGCTCTCTGTGCTGCACATTTTACGGAGGAAAGCTTCCACAATCTTCGCGAGTTCAATGCAGGATTCGCCCAACGGCTtgtcctgaaagatggagcagttccaacTTTAAAAACAGAAGCTGTTTACGGGCCACAAGCT ACAACATCTCAGCAGGGTGCGAGTTCCCAAGAGCTCCCCACTACATCTACACTTCATGAAGTTGGATGTCAGTCAGACCCTATAGAGACTGAAACTGTAGCCACAGAGATAAAGCCGAAGATGCGATCAGTGGGCACACAACTTTCAATGGGTACATTGAGCAGTTTCCACTTAAGGAGCAAAG GCATTCAGGCAACATATTATGGTCATGATGTGGGCACCCAAACAACTGACATGTTTCCTGATGTGCAGCTGTCTTCAACACCAGTAAGGGGCTCAGTCTTCAGGCCCAGTAAGAGACCTCGTCTGGTGTTAGATGAGGAAGAAGAATCAGAATTAAATGTCGAACCCACTGATTCCACATATAACCCAGATTCTGTTGTCACTGAAGAATCAGAATTGGC GATAGATCCACAGCCCGACCACAGCGATAACAAATACATTGTTTTTGAAAGCTGTCTTCGAGAGCTGTTTGTGTCCTGTCCAATTTGTAAGACAAAGTGTGTTGTCCAGAGCAGACGAAGGGGGACTTTTGTTGCATTCACCCAGCTTTGTGAAAAGTGTAACTACTACAGACAGTGGCAGAGCCAGCCCATTGTTGGGAGTACCCCACTTGGAAACCTGCTATTGTCTGCTGCAACTTATTTTACCGGTGGATCTTTTAAACAACTAGAGAAg